One part of the Lycium ferocissimum isolate CSIRO_LF1 chromosome 8, AGI_CSIRO_Lferr_CH_V1, whole genome shotgun sequence genome encodes these proteins:
- the LOC132067219 gene encoding probable pectate lyase 5, giving the protein MAMPLSFLLSLFLAPIFTFSSHVPDPEVIVQEVNQKINASRRNLGYLSCGTGNPIDDCWRCDPNWEKNRQRLADCAIGFGKQAIGGRDGKIYIVTDTSDDPVNPKPGTLRYGAIQDEPLWIIFSRDMVIKLKEELMLNSFKTIDGRGASVHIAGGPCITIQYVTNIIIHGLNIHDCKQGGNAYVRDSPEHYGWRTLSDGDGVSIFGGSHVWVDHCSLSNCRDGLIDAIRGSTAITISNNYMTHHNKVMLLGHSDSFSRDKNMQVTIAFNHFGEGLVQRMPRCRHGYFHVVNNDYTHWEMYAIGGSASPTINSQGNRFLAPNDVFNKEVTKHEDAAENEWKNWNWRSDGDLMLNGAFFTRSGAGASSSYAKASSLSARPSTLVNSITMNAGALGCKKGKRC; this is encoded by the exons GAAAATCAATGCATCAAGAAGGAACTTAGGCTATTTATCATGTGGCACAGGCAACCCCATTGATGATTGCTGGAGATGTGACCCCAATTGGGAAAAAAACAGGCAAAGATTAGCTGATTGTGCTATTGGCTTTGGCAAACAAGCCATTGGTGGAAGAGATGGCAAAATATACATAGTTACTGACACTAGTGATGACCCTGTGAACCCAAAGCCAGGCACTTTAAGATATGGTGCAATTCAAGATGAACCTCTTTGGATAATATTTTCTAGAGACATGGTCATTAAGTTAAAAGAAGAATTAATGTTGAATTCATTCAAGACTATTGATGGTAGAGGTGCTAGTGTACACATTGCTGGTGGTCCATGTATTACCATACAATATGTTACAAATATTATTATACATGGATTGAATATTCATGATTGTAAGCAAGGTGGGAATGCTTATGTTAGAGACTCACCAGAGCATTATGGTTGGAGGACATTATCAGATGGAGATGGGGTTTCTATTTTTGGAGGAAGTCATGTTTGGGTTGATCATTGTTCTTTGTCAAATTGTAGAGATGGGTTAATAGATGCAATCAGGGGATCTACAGCCATTACTATTTCCAATAATTATATGACACACCATAATAAG GTAATGCTTTTGGGACATAGTGATTCATTTTCTAGGGACAAGAACATGCAAGTTACCATAGCTTTTAACCATTTTGGAGAAGGGCTTGTGCAGAGGATGCCAAG ATGTAGACATGGATATTTCCATGTGGTGAATAATGACTACACACATTGGGAGATGTATGCAATTGGAGGAAGTGCTTCTCCAACTATCAACAGCCAAGGCAATAGATTTCTTGCTCCTAATGATGTCTTCAACAAGGAG GTGACAAAACATGAGGATGCAGcagaaaatgaatggaaaaacTGGAATTGGAGATCTGATGGTGATTTAATGCTTAATGGAGCTTTTTTTACAAGATCTGGTGCTGGAGCTTCTTCTAGTTATGCAAAAGCTTCAAGTTTAAGTGCAAGGCCATCTACTTTAGTTAATTCTATTACAATGAATGCTGGTGCACTTGGCTGCAAAAAGGGCAAAAGATGCTAA